DNA from Halomonas sp. GFAJ-1:
GCATTCCAAAGCCGCCGTGCTCACGACCGTAACCAGAGTTTTTAACCCCGCCAAAGGGCATTTCCGGCGTGGCTACACCAAAGCCGTTAATAAATACCATGCCCGTATCAAAGTACTTGCTGGCTAGCTCGGTGGCGCGTTTGACGTCTTTAGAAATAATGCCGCCACCTAAGCCATAGCGGCTGTCATTGGCAATGCGCATGGCATCTTCATCATCTTTGGCGCGAATTAGCGCGGCAACCGGACCAAATAGCTCGTCGTCATAAGCGGGCTGGCCGGGCGTTACGTTGTCCAGCACGGTGACTGGGTAGAAGGCGCCTTTACCTTCTGGCTTTTCACCGCCACAAAGTATCTTGGCACCTTTGCTAACACTCTCTTCCACCTGCGCGTGGAGCTTATCGCGTAGGTCGACCCGGGCCATCGGGCCAACGTCTGTATCGCTTGCTTTGGGATCACCCACCTTCACCGCTTTCATTTTCTCAACAAAGCGCTCTTTGAAGGCATCGTAGTTAGCGTCTGTGACCACAAAGCGTTTTGCGGCGACGCATGTTTGCCCGCCATTGAAAACCCGGCCTGTGACACAGGTATCTACCGCCACATCGAGATCTGCATCATCGAGTACCAAGTACGCATCGTTAGAGCCTAGTTCCAGTACGGTTTTCTTCAGATTCTCGGCCGCTTTTGCCGCTACTTGACGCCCCGCACCATCGCTGCCGGTGAGGGTAACGCCCCTTACTGCGTCATGGGCAATCACTTCATCGGAAACATCGTGGGAAATAACCAGCGTGCGGAAGACATTTTCAGGTAGGCCAGCGTCACGGTAAATTTTCTCAAGCAGCAAGCCGCTGCCCGTCACGTTTTCAGCGTGTTTTAGCAAGACGCTGTTACCCGCCATGATATTGGCGATGGAGTAACGCACTACTTGGTAGGCAGGGAAATTCCATGGCTGAATGCCGTAAATCACACCCATGGGCGAGTAGGTAATAATACCGCGCTTACCGTTACCCGGCTTGCGCTCTTCATCGGCGAGTTCCGTGGGGCCGTGTTCAGCGGTGTAATCACAGATGCCAGCGCACAGATCAATTTCCTGACGGGCTTCCTCTGGTGGCTTGCCCATCTCTTGAACGATTAGCTCAGCAAGCTCTTCTTTATGGGCACTCAGCGCTTCGCCAATGGCTTTAACCACGCTGGCGCGGTGCTCAAGGGGTTTGAGTCGCCAGTCCAGGAACGCTTGATAACTTGCTTCAACCACTTGCTTAGCCTGACTGGCATCCATGAGCGTATAAGTGGCTAGTGTTTCGCCAGTGCTGGGGTTAACTGTCGTGATGCTGTTGCTCATAAGATCTCCTATCTTTAGATCAACGGTGCGTTAGAACCTAGACCAGTCCAAAGCCGACTGGTCTATTGATGATGCTGTTCACTATAGTTGAGAAAGTGTGGTTTTGCCCAAATGAATTGTTAGCGGCTAATCGTAGGTTGGGCCGCCAGCGTCTTCCCCCCACACCTCTTCTAAGCGGTTATCTCGGCCACAGTTATGGCGGTAAAAGCGGTAGCGCAGCGGATTTTTTTGATAGTACGCTTGGTGGTACTCTTCAGCTTCCCAGAACTCGCTAGCGGGCATAATTTGCGTGGCAACTTCACGGTCAAAGCGCTGCTCTATCTCAGCCTTGGTGGCTTCGGCGAGCTCACGCTGCTCATCGTCGTGATAAAAAATCGCTGAACGGTACTGTGAGCCTACATCGCAGAACTGTTTATCAACCGCAAAGGGGTCAACGTTGTACCAAAAAATTTCCAGAAGCTGCTCGTAGCTGATCTCCTCGGGGTTATAGGTAACCTCAACAGATTGGGCGTGCCCCGTATCGCCTCGGCCAATCTCTTGATAGGTAGGGTTCTCGTGCTCCCCGCCGGTATAGCCAGAGAGGGTGGAAATAACCCCTGCTTGGCGGTCGTAAGGCGGCTCCATGCACCAAAAGCAGCCGCCCGCAAATGTGGCCACGGCATTAGGTTGTTCCTGAGCCTGAAGTGAGGCGCTGGTAAAGCTGGCGGCTGCCAGTACGCCAAGCGTTAAGGGGCGAAGGTGGGCAAAACGAGACATGGGGCGCTCCAGTGTACGTAATAAGTCATCGCTCTAGGAGTCGGTGAACGACGCTAGGTTCCCACTGCTTATATATAAAGCGCCGGAGATGTACATTAACTGTCTAACCTGGGCGATGGGGCCACACGGTATTCAGCGTATCAAGCGCTGCTTTAATAGTGGGTTCTGTTGCGCGGTCATTACGCCATATCAAACTAAGAGCGCAAGGCAGGCGGACGTTATCGGCGACAGCCAAGCCGCTCTCCTGGCGTTCGGCCATGGCCAACGCATCCCGGGCCAAGCTAAGCCCTACGCCCGCGCGCACTAAATCCAGCATGCAGGCTTCTTGGTCTACCTGGGCGACGCGGTTTGGCGTAGCGCCACTTTCGGCTAATGCACGGTTTAGTAGCCGGTAATGGGCTGAAACGGGGGGTGTCACAATCCAGGGCAGCCGGGCCAACACTTCCCAGCGGGTATCCGCTAGCTTGGCTTCCCAGCCTGCCGGGGCTACCACGTGGTAATGAAAGTGGGTGAGTTCACGCCAGGCAAGGGTGTCACTGCCCATACCTGTATTGGCGGTACCTTCGCCGGGCGGAGCGAGAAAAAAGCCCACGTCTAATTCGCCCTGCTCTACATCCGCCAACACGCTGCCGCTCATGCCGTGATGTAGTTCGGTTTCCAGCTGCGGTGCCCGAGCCATTAATCGGCTAAGAAAATCGCCTAGGCGGATAAATTCTGGATCGACAATGGTGCCAATTTTTAATTTTCCCCGCAGCGTGCTGTGTAAGGCGCTGGCGCTCTGCTCAAAGGCAAGAGCGCTGGCTAAAGCGTTTTCAGCAGCAGGGAGTAGCGCATAGCCATCGGCGGTTAGCGTTAACCCTTGGGGACGGCGAGTAAACAGCGTAAGGCCTAAGTGTTGCTGCAACTGCTTCAACTTTAGGCTGACAGCGGGCTGGGTAAGGTGCAGCTGTTCGGCAGCTCGCGACACGCTGCCGGTGCGTGCGACGGCAACAAAGGCGCGTAGCGCTGCGTACTCCTGCATAAATAGGCTCCCCATAGTGGTGTGTTATTAGTAAATCTTATACCTGGGTTAAAAATTACTCAATTGATTGCCGTGAAAAGGGGGGTAGCCTGTTGGGCTATCATTGATTACTTAAGCACTCGTTATAAAGGTAGCCCCATGACAATAACCGCTATTCAGCATTTTATTAACGGCCAAGTAAGCGCAGGCGACTCGGCTAATGCTCAAGACGTATTTAACCCCGCCACAGGAAAAGTGACGGGACGGGTAGCACTGGCCTCGCAAACGGATGTGGACACCGCTGTTCAGGCTGCCCAGGCTGCTTTTCCCACTTGGGCGGATACCCCACCGATTCGCCGCGCACGAGTGTTGTTTAAATTTTTGGAGCTGCTAAACGCTCATAAAGATGAGCTGGCGGAAGCGATTACCAAAGAGCATGGCAAAGTATTTACCGATGCCCAGGGTGAAGTGGCCAGGGGGATCGATATTGTTGAATTCGCCTGCGGTATTCCTCAACTGCTAAAAGGCGATTACACCGAGCAGGTCAGTACCGGGATTGATAACTGGACTATGCGTCAGCCTTTGGGTGTCGTCGCAGGCATTACGCCGTTTAACTTCCCCGTTATGGTGCCGATGTGGATGTTCCCGATTGCCATTGCGGCGGGCAACACCTTTGTTCTCAAGCCCAGCCCCTTGGATCCCAGCGCATCGCTGATGATGGCCGACCTCCTTAAGCAGGCAGGTCTACCGGATGGCGTGTTTAACGTGGTGCAGGGTGATAAAGATTCGGTGGAAGCGCTGATTGAACACCCCGACATTAAAGCGCTTTCGTTTGTCGGCTCTACTCCTATTGCTAACCTGATTTATGAGCGCGGTGCCAAACACGGTAAGCGCGTACAGGCGTTGGGCGGGGCAAAGAATCACATGGTGGTAATGCCCGATGCGAACTTGGATAAAGCGGTGGATGCGCTGATTGGGGCGGCCTACGGTTCCGCTGGTGAACGTTGCATGGCGATTAGCGTGGCCGTGCTGGTGGGTGACGTGGGGGATAAAGTTGTGCCTATGCTCACCGAGCGTGCCAAAGCACTGAAGGTTAAAGACGGTATGCAGTTAGATGCGGAAATGGGCCCGATTGTGACCCGGCAGGCGCATCAGCGTATTACTGGGTATATCGAAAAAGGCGTGGCCGAAGGCGCTGAGCTCGTGGTTGATGGCCGTGATTTTGACACCGGCCATACCGGCGAAGGCTGCGGTGAAGGCTTCTGGATGGGTGGCACGCTGTTTGACCACGTTTCGCCTGAGATGACTATTTATAAAGAAGAGATCTTTGGCCCGGTGCTGGTGTGTGTGCGCGTTCCCGATGTTGCCACGGCGATTCAACTGATCAACGACCATGAATTCGGTAACGGCGTGAGCTGCTTCACTGAAAGTGGCAGCGTCGCCCGTGAATTTGGCCGCCGTATCCAAGTGGGGATGGTGGGGATTAACGTGCCTATTCCAG
Protein-coding regions in this window:
- a CDS encoding peptide-methionine (S)-S-oxide reductase codes for the protein MSRFAHLRPLTLGVLAAASFTSASLQAQEQPNAVATFAGGCFWCMEPPYDRQAGVISTLSGYTGGEHENPTYQEIGRGDTGHAQSVEVTYNPEEISYEQLLEIFWYNVDPFAVDKQFCDVGSQYRSAIFYHDDEQRELAEATKAEIEQRFDREVATQIMPASEFWEAEEYHQAYYQKNPLRYRFYRHNCGRDNRLEEVWGEDAGGPTYD
- a CDS encoding succinate-semialdehyde dehydrogenase (in Escherichia coli this enzyme appears to be an NAD+/NADP+-dependent succinate semialdehyde dehydrogenase), encoding MSNSITTVNPSTGETLATYTLMDASQAKQVVEASYQAFLDWRLKPLEHRASVVKAIGEALSAHKEELAELIVQEMGKPPEEARQEIDLCAGICDYTAEHGPTELADEERKPGNGKRGIITYSPMGVIYGIQPWNFPAYQVVRYSIANIMAGNSVLLKHAENVTGSGLLLEKIYRDAGLPENVFRTLVISHDVSDEVIAHDAVRGVTLTGSDGAGRQVAAKAAENLKKTVLELGSNDAYLVLDDADLDVAVDTCVTGRVFNGGQTCVAAKRFVVTDANYDAFKERFVEKMKAVKVGDPKASDTDVGPMARVDLRDKLHAQVEESVSKGAKILCGGEKPEGKGAFYPVTVLDNVTPGQPAYDDELFGPVAALIRAKDDEDAMRIANDSRYGLGGGIISKDVKRATELASKYFDTGMVFINGFGVATPEMPFGGVKNSGYGREHGGFGMHEFVNVKSVIVVQE
- a CDS encoding LysR family transcriptional regulator gives rise to the protein MQEYAALRAFVAVARTGSVSRAAEQLHLTQPAVSLKLKQLQQHLGLTLFTRRPQGLTLTADGYALLPAAENALASALAFEQSASALHSTLRGKLKIGTIVDPEFIRLGDFLSRLMARAPQLETELHHGMSGSVLADVEQGELDVGFFLAPPGEGTANTGMGSDTLAWRELTHFHYHVVAPAGWEAKLADTRWEVLARLPWIVTPPVSAHYRLLNRALAESGATPNRVAQVDQEACMLDLVRAGVGLSLARDALAMAERQESGLAVADNVRLPCALSLIWRNDRATEPTIKAALDTLNTVWPHRPG
- a CDS encoding methylmalonate-semialdehyde dehydrogenase (acylating), which encodes MTITAIQHFINGQVSAGDSANAQDVFNPATGKVTGRVALASQTDVDTAVQAAQAAFPTWADTPPIRRARVLFKFLELLNAHKDELAEAITKEHGKVFTDAQGEVARGIDIVEFACGIPQLLKGDYTEQVSTGIDNWTMRQPLGVVAGITPFNFPVMVPMWMFPIAIAAGNTFVLKPSPLDPSASLMMADLLKQAGLPDGVFNVVQGDKDSVEALIEHPDIKALSFVGSTPIANLIYERGAKHGKRVQALGGAKNHMVVMPDANLDKAVDALIGAAYGSAGERCMAISVAVLVGDVGDKVVPMLTERAKALKVKDGMQLDAEMGPIVTRQAHQRITGYIEKGVAEGAELVVDGRDFDTGHTGEGCGEGFWMGGTLFDHVSPEMTIYKEEIFGPVLVCVRVPDVATAIQLINDHEFGNGVSCFTESGSVAREFGRRIQVGMVGINVPIPVPMAWHGFGGWKRSLFGDTHAYGEEGVRFYTKQKSIMQRWSDSIDAGAEFVMPTAK